A window from Microbacterium ginsengiterrae encodes these proteins:
- a CDS encoding GNAT family N-acetyltransferase: MFALDAEHHLRLLRRDDGPSLARAYRENREHLAPWEPLRSEQFYTAEWHTENLRQALSSSTAHLHVRLVIEDGDGCLRGRVNLNNIVHGAFCSADLGYWVDRSRVGRGLATRAVAVALEHARAELGLHRVQAATLTHNTASQRVLAANGFTRIGAAARYLRIAGEWQDHLLFQRLLEDEVTPTPGRP; this comes from the coding sequence GCGTCGGGACGACGGGCCATCCCTGGCGCGTGCCTATCGCGAGAACCGTGAACATCTCGCGCCGTGGGAACCGCTCAGGAGCGAGCAGTTCTACACCGCCGAGTGGCACACGGAGAACCTTCGGCAGGCGCTGTCGTCCTCCACCGCGCACCTCCACGTCCGCCTCGTCATCGAGGACGGCGACGGATGCCTGCGCGGGAGGGTGAACCTCAACAACATCGTCCACGGCGCGTTCTGCAGCGCGGACCTCGGCTATTGGGTCGATCGTTCCCGCGTGGGTCGGGGGCTGGCAACGCGCGCGGTCGCTGTGGCCCTCGAGCACGCGAGAGCGGAACTGGGTCTGCACCGCGTCCAGGCTGCGACACTGACGCACAACACCGCGTCCCAGCGCGTCCTCGCAGCCAATGGCTTCACCCGTATCGGCGCTGCCGCCCGCTATCTCCGGATCGCGGGGGAGTGGCAGGACCACCTGCTGTTCCAGCGGCTGCTGGAGGATGAGGTCACGCCGACGCCGGGGCGTCCTTGA
- a CDS encoding hotdog fold thioesterase, with protein sequence MTGLEWVARRGMGALAEKMGIEFTEFSVERSVATMPVEGNTQPVGLLHGGAYVVLGESLGSMSANLAAGAGKLAVGVDINATHTRSATSGVVTGVCTPIHLGRSVMVHEIVVTDDQGRRCSTIRITNMIKDAPASA encoded by the coding sequence ATGACCGGACTGGAGTGGGTCGCCCGACGCGGTATGGGCGCGCTGGCCGAGAAGATGGGCATCGAGTTCACCGAGTTCTCCGTCGAACGGAGCGTCGCGACGATGCCGGTCGAGGGGAACACCCAGCCGGTCGGTCTCCTGCACGGCGGCGCCTACGTCGTCCTCGGCGAGTCGCTGGGGTCCATGTCCGCCAACCTCGCCGCCGGAGCGGGCAAGCTCGCCGTCGGCGTCGACATCAACGCCACCCACACGCGCTCGGCGACATCGGGCGTGGTGACCGGGGTGTGCACGCCGATCCACCTCGGCCGCTCCGTCATGGTGCATGAGATCGTCGTCACCGACGATCAGGGACGCCGGTGCTCCACGATCCGGATCACCAACATGATCAAGGACGCCCCGGCGTCGGCGTGA